In the genome of Flexistipes sinusarabici DSM 4947, one region contains:
- the hisD gene encoding histidinol dehydrogenase yields the protein MIIDKNSDKLNKILNRGELFDEKYLSVVMDILKDVRINGDKAVKSYTKKFDNHDLNESYVIGVDELKSSFDKLESGLKDSLIKAEKSIRFYHEKQMEKTWLINGNNGIVLGQKISPVENVGIYVPGGKAVYPSSVLMNSVPANVAGVENIVMSTPAAYGKVQESVLAAAYLGGVKKVYKIGGAQAVAAMAYGTETVEKVDKIVGPGNIFVALAKKLVFGFVDIDMIAGPSEITIIADESANPQFIAADMLSQAEHDEMASSVLITYSKKLAESVNAELKKQLEELPRKDIAEASLKDFGAIVLVENLEEAAEVSDRIAPEHLELCVANPYELMFKVRNAGAIFLGHYTPEAVGDYIAGPNHTLPTGGSARFFSPLGAYDFLKRSSIVNFTKDALRECAEDVMGIANSEELTAHAKSVKIRI from the coding sequence ATGATAATTGACAAGAACAGCGATAAACTTAACAAAATTCTTAACAGGGGAGAACTTTTCGACGAGAAATATTTGTCCGTAGTGATGGATATCCTGAAGGATGTAAGAATCAACGGCGATAAAGCTGTAAAATCGTATACAAAGAAGTTTGATAATCATGATTTGAATGAAAGCTATGTGATTGGCGTGGATGAGCTGAAGTCATCTTTTGATAAACTGGAGAGCGGATTAAAAGATTCACTGATAAAGGCTGAAAAGTCCATCCGTTTTTATCATGAAAAACAGATGGAGAAGACGTGGCTTATTAACGGGAATAACGGGATCGTTCTCGGTCAGAAAATCAGCCCTGTTGAAAATGTCGGGATATATGTTCCCGGCGGCAAAGCGGTTTATCCCTCGTCAGTTTTGATGAACAGTGTCCCGGCAAATGTTGCAGGTGTGGAAAACATTGTAATGTCAACTCCTGCTGCATACGGCAAAGTTCAGGAAAGTGTTTTGGCTGCGGCGTATCTCGGTGGAGTTAAAAAGGTGTATAAAATTGGCGGTGCTCAGGCTGTGGCAGCCATGGCATATGGAACTGAAACGGTTGAAAAAGTGGATAAAATTGTAGGACCTGGTAATATATTTGTTGCTTTGGCTAAAAAGCTTGTTTTCGGCTTTGTGGATATTGATATGATTGCCGGTCCGAGTGAGATAACAATAATCGCCGATGAATCTGCCAATCCTCAATTTATTGCTGCGGACATGCTCAGTCAGGCCGAACACGATGAGATGGCTTCATCTGTTTTAATTACCTATTCAAAAAAGTTGGCTGAAAGTGTAAATGCTGAATTGAAAAAACAGTTGGAAGAATTGCCGAGAAAAGATATAGCGGAGGCTTCTTTAAAGGATTTTGGTGCCATTGTGTTGGTTGAAAACCTTGAAGAGGCAGCAGAGGTTTCTGATAGGATTGCACCTGAACATTTGGAATTGTGCGTGGCAAACCCTTACGAACTGATGTTTAAAGTGCGGAATGCCGGAGCAATTTTCCTGGGGCATTATACACCTGAAGCTGTCGGGGATTATATTGCCGGGCCTAATCATACTCTGCCAACCGGAGGTTCGGCTCGTTTTTTTTCACCTTTGGGAGCATATGATTTTCTTAAAAGAAGCAGTATTGTAAATTTTACCAAGGATGCTTTAAGAGAATGCGCTGAAGATGTTATGGGAATTGCAAACAGTGAAGAACTAACAGCTCATGCCAAGTCTGTGAAAATCCGCATTTAA
- the nusG gene encoding transcription termination/antitermination protein NusG, with product MAKEWYVVHTYSGFEKRVKQLLEEKIKNENLYDDIDDVLIPTEDVVELKKGKKKISKKKTFPGYILVHMEMNTTNWHKVKSIPKVTGFVGGINPVPIPEQDVKAMIDLAISQAPRMAAKYMKGDTVEVVDGPFLGFNGVVDEVNPEKEKVKVIVSIFGRQTPIELDYLQVKRVG from the coding sequence ATGGCTAAAGAATGGTATGTTGTTCACACATATTCCGGTTTTGAAAAGCGGGTTAAACAACTGCTGGAAGAAAAAATTAAAAATGAAAATTTATATGATGATATTGATGATGTGCTTATACCCACAGAAGATGTAGTTGAACTCAAAAAAGGAAAAAAGAAAATAAGTAAGAAAAAAACTTTTCCGGGGTATATACTTGTTCATATGGAAATGAACACCACTAATTGGCATAAGGTTAAGTCAATACCTAAAGTAACCGGCTTTGTCGGAGGGATAAATCCTGTTCCGATTCCTGAGCAGGATGTAAAAGCCATGATTGATCTGGCAATATCCCAAGCTCCGCGTATGGCTGCTAAATATATGAAAGGCGATACTGTGGAGGTCGTCGACGGACCTTTTTTAGGCTTTAACGGTGTAGTGGACGAAGTGAACCCTGAGAAAGAAAAAGTAAAAGTAATAGTAAGTATTTTCGGAAGACAGACACCTATTGAGCTCGACTATTTACAAGTTAAACGTGTGGGCTAA
- the secE gene encoding preprotein translocase subunit SecE, whose protein sequence is MGKITTFLTEVKEELKKVTWPSKDDTVGTTAVVIVLVIVISVFLGVVDAGLSRLFNLLIG, encoded by the coding sequence GTGGGAAAAATTACAACGTTTTTAACCGAAGTAAAAGAAGAGTTGAAGAAGGTAACGTGGCCAAGCAAAGATGACACTGTCGGTACAACTGCAGTGGTAATTGTGCTTGTAATTGTCATTTCTGTGTTTTTGGGAGTGGTGGACGCCGGACTTTCAAGACTTTTCAATTTGTTGATAGGGTAG
- the rpmG gene encoding 50S ribosomal protein L33: MRDIVILACTECKNRNYNTTKNKKTTTGKLEFSKYCKHCRKHTLHKETK, from the coding sequence ATGAGAGATATTGTGATATTGGCTTGCACTGAGTGCAAAAACAGAAACTATAATACGACGAAAAATAAAAAGACGACCACAGGTAAACTGGAATTCAGTAAATACTGCAAGCATTGTAGAAAACATACACTTCATAAAGAGACCAAATAA
- the tuf gene encoding elongation factor Tu, which translates to MSKQKYERKKPHVNVGTIGHVDHGKTTLTAAMTHVLSLKGYADYIEFGNIDKAPEEKERGITIATAHVEYESDKRHYAHVDCPGHADYVKNMITGAAQMDGAILVVSAADGPMPQTREHILLARQVGVPSIVVFMNKCDMVDDEELLELVELEIRDLLNTYEFPGDDIPIIKGSALQALENAEDEEKTKCIWELLQAMDDYIPAPERDIDKPFLMPIEDVFSISGRGTVVTGRVERGKVRVQDEIEIVGLTDTRKTVVTGVEMFRKILDEGEAGDNVGVLLRGIKKDDVERGQVLAKPGSITPHRKFKCEAYILTKEEGGRHTPFFSGYRPQFYFRTTDVTGVITLAEGVEMVMPGDNISCDVDLIQPIAMEQGLRFAIREGGRTVGAGVVTEIVE; encoded by the coding sequence ATGTCCAAGCAAAAGTACGAAAGGAAGAAACCTCACGTAAACGTAGGCACGATAGGCCACGTTGACCATGGTAAGACGACATTGACAGCAGCGATGACACATGTACTGTCATTAAAGGGGTACGCAGATTATATTGAGTTTGGTAATATAGACAAGGCCCCTGAGGAGAAGGAGCGTGGTATAACGATAGCCACCGCTCATGTTGAGTACGAGAGCGACAAGCGCCACTATGCGCACGTAGACTGTCCCGGTCACGCTGACTATGTAAAGAACATGATTACAGGTGCAGCGCAGATGGACGGAGCGATATTGGTGGTAAGTGCAGCAGACGGTCCTATGCCTCAGACAAGGGAGCACATTCTTTTGGCGAGACAGGTAGGAGTTCCCAGTATAGTAGTTTTCATGAACAAGTGCGATATGGTGGATGATGAGGAGCTGCTTGAGCTTGTAGAGCTTGAGATAAGAGACCTTCTGAACACCTATGAATTTCCCGGAGATGATATTCCGATAATCAAGGGTAGCGCATTGCAGGCGTTGGAGAATGCTGAAGACGAAGAGAAGACGAAGTGTATATGGGAATTGCTTCAGGCGATGGATGATTATATACCAGCTCCTGAGCGAGATATAGACAAGCCGTTTTTGATGCCGATCGAGGATGTATTCAGCATATCCGGCCGTGGGACAGTAGTTACGGGCAGAGTTGAGCGAGGTAAGGTAAGGGTTCAGGACGAGATAGAGATAGTAGGACTTACAGACACCCGTAAGACTGTGGTAACGGGAGTTGAGATGTTCCGTAAGATACTTGATGAAGGAGAAGCCGGAGATAATGTAGGTGTACTTCTTAGGGGTATCAAGAAGGATGATGTGGAGCGTGGCCAGGTACTTGCGAAGCCAGGCAGTATAACTCCTCACCGTAAGTTTAAGTGTGAGGCATATATATTGACAAAAGAAGAGGGTGGTCGTCATACGCCATTTTTCAGCGGTTATCGTCCACAGTTTTACTTCCGTACGACGGATGTGACAGGAGTGATAACATTGGCAGAGGGAGTAGAGATGGTAATGCCCGGAGATAATATCAGCTGTGACGTGGATTTAATCCAGCCGATAGCGATGGAGCAGGGATTAAGATTTGCTATACGTGAAGGCGGCAGGACAGTAGGTGCCGGTGTCGTTACAGAAATCGTGGAGTAA
- the rplJ gene encoding 50S ribosomal protein L10 — protein sequence MKRSDKEQLVEELSTEISEASAIFLTDFKGLNFPQMENVRSTIKSLDSNFKVVKNRLLKLALEKQEIEGLHEHLVQPTACAIVKGEPTAVAKEFKKFAKEYDAFDIKGGYFEGAVLSDQDIIALADIPSREELLSKMLGSMTAPARNFVSLLANVPRNFLNVLNAIKDQKENN from the coding sequence TTGAAAAGAAGTGATAAAGAGCAGTTAGTAGAAGAACTTTCAACCGAAATATCCGAAGCTTCTGCAATTTTCCTTACAGATTTTAAAGGATTGAACTTTCCTCAGATGGAAAATGTCAGGAGTACAATAAAATCTTTAGACAGCAACTTTAAAGTTGTTAAAAATAGACTTTTGAAATTGGCCCTGGAAAAACAGGAAATTGAAGGACTTCATGAGCACCTTGTACAACCTACAGCTTGCGCCATTGTTAAAGGAGAACCAACAGCAGTTGCCAAAGAGTTCAAAAAGTTTGCCAAAGAATATGACGCTTTCGATATCAAAGGTGGGTATTTTGAAGGGGCAGTGTTAAGTGATCAGGACATTATCGCCCTTGCGGATATACCTTCCAGAGAGGAATTGTTGTCGAAAATGTTAGGAAGCATGACAGCGCCGGCAAGAAATTTTGTTTCCCTTCTTGCAAATGTTCCAAGGAACTTCTTGAATGTGCTTAATGCCATTAAGGATCAAAAAGAAAATAATTAA
- the rplL gene encoding 50S ribosomal protein L7/L12, which produces MSITKEQVVEFIENMSVIELADFVKELEDKFGVSAAAPMAMAPGAAAGGEAAEEAAEQTEFDVVLSSAGDKKVQVIKVVREITGLGLKEAKALVDGAPKPVKEGVTKEEAEELKGKLEEVGAGIEIK; this is translated from the coding sequence ATGTCTATCACAAAAGAACAAGTAGTTGAATTTATCGAAAATATGTCTGTTATCGAGCTGGCTGACTTTGTTAAAGAGCTCGAGGACAAATTTGGTGTTTCTGCTGCAGCACCTATGGCTATGGCTCCCGGTGCGGCTGCAGGCGGCGAAGCTGCTGAAGAAGCTGCTGAACAAACTGAATTTGATGTTGTGTTATCATCAGCTGGTGATAAGAAGGTTCAGGTTATTAAGGTTGTCAGAGAGATAACCGGACTCGGCCTTAAAGAAGCCAAAGCTCTTGTGGACGGTGCACCGAAACCTGTTAAGGAAGGTGTTACCAAAGAGGAAGCTGAAGAACTCAAAGGAAAGCTTGAGGAAGTCGGCGCAGGAATAGAAATAAAGTAA
- the rplK gene encoding 50S ribosomal protein L11 encodes MAKKELGQIKLQIPAGKANPSPPVGPALGQRGVNIMEFCKAFNAATQNQGDMVIPVIITVYEDRSFTFITKTPPTSILIKKELNKEKGSGSPKLEKIGKLSADQVKKIAEIKLPDLNTNDINQAVKIVAGSARSMGVEVEL; translated from the coding sequence ATGGCTAAGAAAGAATTAGGTCAAATAAAATTACAAATACCTGCGGGGAAAGCTAATCCTTCGCCACCAGTTGGTCCTGCTCTGGGTCAGCGGGGTGTGAATATTATGGAATTTTGTAAGGCTTTCAATGCGGCGACACAAAATCAGGGTGACATGGTTATCCCTGTGATTATCACTGTGTATGAAGACAGGTCCTTTACCTTCATTACGAAGACACCGCCAACTTCCATACTTATTAAAAAGGAATTGAATAAAGAAAAGGGCTCCGGCAGTCCCAAGCTTGAGAAGATAGGCAAATTATCTGCAGATCAGGTCAAAAAGATTGCTGAGATCAAATTACCGGACTTAAACACCAATGATATAAATCAGGCTGTTAAAATTGTTGCCGGTTCTGCAAGAAGTATGGGAGTGGAAGTAGAACTTTAA
- a CDS encoding LysM peptidoglycan-binding domain-containing protein: MIRIFYFVFLSVFLISCSAINSSQFFHNKKEGAGNIASENSYKTGSDNMSKMDNISGEPFLPDFTLKNLYKPELSLKHAGIFDKKLDIDPEVKEQSKYDIPIVVTERVKYYLELYARRYPHTFQKWLNRSYKYMYIVQDIFLKHGLPLDLACLAFAESGFNVSAYSHAGAGGMWQFIESTGEIYGLKNNFWVDERRDFEKSTEAAAEHLKYLYENLGDWFLAIAAYNGGYYKVVQGIKRYDTKNFFELKEHRFLYRETENYVPKFIALTILYNNYMKYGFKVPDTSPLVYDKVILNQPVNLYVIADRFNISVEKLKELNPSLKKPITPPTDGFALRVPFGKGGMVKTALAEGSPKDFLGLKIYRAERGESVWKIANKFNTSVYEFKRLNGINYNRIVYDRIVFVPNKKLYTAGYYDRFLREVRPYVPSVYIVKKGDNLYDIAHRFGLSLNDLLAMNKGINPRLIHPGDTVVVSKRTEFDYVRVAKNGSAKYVVRRGDTLWDIAKRFGTSVNRIMRVNGLENAKLMPGNVLVVPN; this comes from the coding sequence ATGATAAGAATATTTTATTTTGTTTTTTTATCCGTGTTTCTGATATCCTGTTCGGCGATAAACAGCAGTCAGTTTTTTCATAATAAGAAGGAAGGCGCCGGAAATATTGCATCTGAAAATTCTTATAAAACAGGTTCAGATAATATGTCAAAAATGGATAACATTTCAGGTGAACCTTTTCTGCCTGATTTTACTTTAAAAAATCTCTATAAACCTGAATTATCGCTAAAACATGCCGGTATTTTTGATAAAAAACTGGATATTGACCCTGAAGTTAAGGAACAATCAAAATATGATATCCCCATTGTTGTTACTGAAAGAGTTAAATATTATTTGGAGTTATATGCCAGACGTTATCCCCATACATTTCAGAAGTGGCTTAACCGGTCTTACAAATATATGTATATAGTACAGGATATTTTTCTAAAACACGGATTACCGCTTGATCTTGCATGTCTGGCTTTTGCCGAGAGCGGTTTTAATGTCAGCGCTTATTCTCATGCCGGTGCAGGAGGGATGTGGCAGTTCATCGAATCCACTGGCGAGATATACGGTTTGAAGAATAATTTTTGGGTTGATGAGAGGAGGGATTTTGAAAAATCAACTGAGGCTGCTGCGGAACATTTGAAGTATTTGTATGAGAATCTTGGAGACTGGTTCCTTGCAATAGCTGCTTATAACGGCGGTTATTATAAAGTTGTCCAGGGAATAAAACGTTATGATACAAAGAATTTCTTTGAGTTGAAAGAGCACAGATTTTTATACAGGGAAACGGAAAATTATGTTCCCAAATTTATCGCACTTACAATACTTTATAACAATTATATGAAATACGGATTTAAAGTGCCGGATACATCGCCACTTGTTTATGATAAGGTTATTCTTAATCAGCCAGTGAATTTATATGTCATTGCCGACAGGTTTAATATATCAGTGGAAAAGCTGAAAGAGCTTAACCCTTCGCTTAAAAAGCCTATAACCCCGCCAACAGACGGCTTTGCACTCAGAGTACCATTCGGGAAAGGCGGAATGGTGAAAACAGCTCTTGCTGAAGGTTCTCCAAAAGATTTTCTCGGTCTGAAAATTTACAGAGCTGAAAGGGGCGAATCGGTTTGGAAAATTGCCAATAAATTTAATACATCTGTTTATGAGTTTAAACGTTTAAACGGTATTAATTACAACAGGATAGTATATGACAGAATTGTTTTTGTCCCCAATAAAAAACTTTATACTGCCGGTTATTATGACAGGTTTCTCAGAGAAGTAAGGCCTTACGTTCCTTCTGTGTATATTGTGAAAAAAGGGGACAATCTCTATGACATAGCACACCGTTTCGGTTTGTCCCTTAATGATCTTTTGGCTATGAATAAAGGAATAAATCCACGTCTTATACATCCGGGGGATACCGTAGTTGTTTCCAAGAGAACAGAATTCGATTATGTCAGAGTGGCCAAAAACGGCAGTGCAAAATATGTAGTGAGACGTGGCGATACATTGTGGGACATTGCAAAAAGATTCGGTACCTCTGTAAATAGAATTATGAGGGTGAACGGGCTTGAGAATGCAAAATTAATGCCGGGAAATGTTCTTGTTGTTCCCAATTGA
- the rplA gene encoding 50S ribosomal protein L1: MAKHGKKYKEALSKIDRLKSYELQEALSLLKEVTFANFDETVEAVVKLGVDPRHADQMVRGSVSLPHGTGKTVRVLVFAKGDKAQEAKDAGADYVGDDDLMSKIQGGWFDFDKVVATPDMMASVGKLGRLLGPRGLMPNPKVGTVTNNIKEVVSDLKAGMIEYRVDKAGIIHAPVGKKSFESTQLAENLKSLIDSLVKAKPESAKGQYVRGVYISTTMGPGLKVDQQQLLGELKL, from the coding sequence ATGGCTAAACATGGGAAAAAATATAAAGAAGCTTTAAGTAAGATTGACAGGCTTAAAAGCTATGAATTGCAGGAAGCTTTGAGCCTGCTCAAGGAAGTAACTTTTGCCAACTTTGACGAGACAGTGGAAGCTGTTGTTAAATTGGGAGTTGACCCGAGGCATGCAGATCAAATGGTCAGGGGGTCAGTAAGTTTGCCCCATGGAACTGGCAAGACCGTGAGAGTTCTTGTTTTTGCAAAAGGGGATAAAGCCCAGGAGGCAAAAGATGCAGGTGCTGACTATGTAGGCGACGACGATTTGATGAGCAAAATTCAGGGAGGTTGGTTTGACTTTGACAAGGTAGTTGCAACGCCAGACATGATGGCAAGCGTAGGTAAGTTAGGTAGGTTGTTAGGGCCAAGAGGGTTAATGCCCAACCCCAAAGTGGGCACAGTAACAAACAATATTAAAGAAGTGGTAAGTGATCTGAAAGCCGGTATGATAGAATACCGGGTTGACAAGGCCGGGATAATACATGCCCCGGTTGGAAAGAAAAGTTTTGAAAGCACACAGTTGGCTGAAAATCTTAAGTCGTTGATCGATTCGCTGGTAAAAGCGAAACCCGAGTCTGCCAAGGGGCAGTATGTAAGGGGAGTTTATATCTCTACAACGATGGGACCAGGACTTAAAGTTGACCAACAACAACTGCTTGGAGAACTGAAACTGTAA